Proteins from one uncultured Anaeromusa sp. genomic window:
- a CDS encoding MFS transporter, with translation MEYLRNMDRNYLLFLLSTALVGVAQSVDGSTLTNYLRDGLGMMILERSALEFPRELPGLFMVGIIGMLAFLGDTRTMMLGNLFSAAGMFALGMIPPDYALVVVSIFVYNVGTHIYMPLSNSIGMSFASASDLGRSLGRMNAVNTFMLVLSSAVLWVLFTFWHISYATAFTIGAVAFVLAAVPLFFMKPVEGTRKTPRFVFRKEYKLYYWLSVLFGARKQIFITFGPWVLVDIFRQPVATMTMLFFIVSIAGIFVKPWLGSVIDRYGEKRVLRGEAICFFLVCLGYAFAADLLPYSWALLLICFCYVVDQALNAVSMARATYMRKIALVPEDISPSLSLGTSIDHLVTMVLPILGGFIWYNSGPDGYKYVFLGGAAIALLNFISTRFIRIGGAKAEAVAAGSQKR, from the coding sequence ATGGAATATCTTCGTAATATGGACCGCAACTATTTACTGTTTTTGCTGTCCACGGCCTTAGTCGGCGTGGCCCAGAGTGTGGACGGGTCGACGCTGACCAATTATTTGCGAGATGGGTTAGGTATGATGATCCTAGAGCGTTCGGCACTGGAGTTTCCCAGGGAATTGCCAGGCTTGTTTATGGTAGGGATTATCGGTATGCTGGCATTTTTGGGAGATACCCGGACGATGATGCTGGGTAATCTTTTTTCCGCGGCAGGCATGTTCGCCTTGGGCATGATTCCGCCGGATTATGCCTTGGTAGTCGTCAGCATTTTCGTTTATAATGTCGGCACTCATATCTATATGCCCTTGTCCAACAGCATCGGCATGAGCTTTGCCTCGGCAAGCGACCTGGGTCGGAGTTTGGGGCGGATGAATGCCGTCAACACGTTTATGCTGGTTCTCAGCAGCGCGGTGCTCTGGGTGCTTTTTACTTTTTGGCATATTTCTTACGCGACTGCCTTTACGATTGGAGCGGTAGCGTTCGTCCTGGCGGCGGTGCCGTTGTTTTTTATGAAGCCTGTAGAGGGGACACGTAAGACGCCTCGTTTCGTTTTTCGCAAAGAGTATAAGTTGTATTACTGGCTAAGCGTGCTCTTTGGTGCGCGCAAGCAGATTTTTATTACCTTCGGTCCGTGGGTGTTGGTGGATATTTTCCGTCAGCCTGTAGCGACTATGACGATGCTGTTCTTCATCGTGTCTATTGCGGGCATTTTTGTTAAGCCCTGGCTTGGTTCGGTTATTGACCGCTATGGAGAAAAACGGGTGTTGAGAGGTGAAGCCATCTGCTTCTTTCTGGTTTGCCTAGGCTATGCGTTTGCGGCGGATTTACTGCCCTATTCGTGGGCGCTGCTGCTCATCTGCTTTTGCTATGTTGTTGACCAGGCGCTGAATGCAGTGAGCATGGCGCGGGCTACGTATATGCGTAAAATCGCCTTGGTGCCGGAAGATATTTCTCCCAGCCTTTCTTTGGGTACCAGCATCGACCATTTGGTAACGATGGTGCTACCTATTTTGGGTGGTTTTATCTGGTACAACAGCGGCCCGGATGGCTATAAATATGTATTCTTGGGCGGGGCGGCCATTGCGCTCTTGAACTTTATCTCAACGCGCTTTATCCGTATTGGCGGGGCCAAAGCGGAAGCGGTTGCCGCAGGCAGCCAAAAGAGATAA